In the Bacillus shivajii genome, one interval contains:
- a CDS encoding glycosyltransferase family 4 protein gives MIYVTFAVCFLVSILTTPFFKRMAIMVGAIDQPNQRKVHKKITPLLGGMAIFVGFMIGIILLMPVSPVILPIILGASIIALTGMIDDILGLPAKWKFFGQSIAAAIVIYGGVYIEFITFPFEYMLDLGGFGIPLTFLWIVAITNAINFIDGLDGLAAGVSSIVLTTITGIAIMEGNAVILALTIILLASTLGFLLHNFHPATIFMGDTGSLFLGYMIAVISILGFKSITFFTLIVPVIILGVPIFDSLSAIIRRLVNKKPFYLPDKSHLHHCILNLGFSHRMTVLIIYGLSTFFAICAMLLTKSTLFGGIIIIAVFIFTIEMVVEIVGLINNRYRPMLNLFNKVMMMKPSFFNTSDAHKQEKDW, from the coding sequence TTGATTTATGTAACGTTTGCTGTTTGTTTTTTGGTAAGTATATTAACAACACCATTCTTTAAGAGAATGGCTATAATGGTGGGAGCTATCGACCAACCTAACCAAAGGAAAGTCCATAAAAAAATCACTCCATTATTAGGCGGGATGGCGATCTTTGTCGGTTTTATGATTGGAATCATATTATTAATGCCGGTTAGCCCAGTAATTTTACCTATAATTTTAGGTGCATCTATTATTGCATTGACAGGGATGATTGATGATATTTTAGGTTTACCTGCTAAGTGGAAGTTTTTTGGACAAAGTATCGCTGCAGCCATTGTAATATACGGAGGAGTATATATTGAATTTATTACATTCCCTTTTGAATATATGCTTGATCTCGGAGGATTTGGTATCCCCTTAACCTTCTTATGGATTGTAGCTATTACGAATGCCATTAATTTTATTGATGGATTGGATGGGTTAGCAGCAGGGGTATCGTCTATTGTCTTAACGACAATAACGGGTATTGCAATTATGGAAGGAAATGCAGTTATTCTGGCCCTCACAATTATACTGTTAGCGAGTACTTTAGGTTTTTTACTACATAATTTTCATCCTGCTACAATCTTTATGGGAGACACAGGTTCACTGTTTTTAGGGTACATGATTGCTGTCATTTCAATCTTAGGATTTAAAAGCATCACATTTTTCACATTGATTGTTCCTGTTATCATTCTTGGAGTGCCCATTTTTGATTCACTATCTGCCATTATCAGGCGGCTAGTAAACAAGAAGCCTTTTTACTTACCAGATAAATCACATTTGCATCACTGCATTTTAAATTTGGGCTTTTCTCATCGAATGACAGTATTAATCATTTACGGCCTAAGTACCTTTTTTGCGATATGTGCAATGCTACTTACAAAATCAACATTATTTGGTGGTATTATCATAATTGCAGTTTTTATCTTTACTATAGAAATGGTTGTAGAAATCGTAGGGTTAATCAATAATCGGTACCGACCCATGTTAAATTTATTTAATAAAGTTATGATGATGAAGCCATCGTTTTTTAATACTTCCGATGCACATAAACAAGAAAAAGACTGGTAA
- a CDS encoding DUF5693 family protein — translation MQKVLWGIILFTMILNSPFIIERIHVEKSNDNYEIVVPFQDIAKMSEAGIPLETILHDYKGANVTTFSFTPVSLEELHEKQLIQFISKGELINIQANKTNQIPQENGIHIELVDINNPIVQAIPSSINSNFQDIVHTKEFFIGERHFLFVPFDQTVVEIMPISFDIAAIEYVIENGFSVVARLNNNFNFEDDKHPLIQQLYQNSDYINHIVFIDKDVPGYAETSKNTINRMAHYMKQMSLNATLIEGNAQRGLADLVQQIDNKLIRLHSMTLGKDDTSDLSHVNRGLRAINERNIQLLYVNILKKDPMEHFLNPVEAIETLNESLSFFDELNSNLYKESGTVTPLNDITKPKWIEITNYLVASLFIALCFSVLHKRLMVAVFLTTFLMSALALHLSIVEKSIVLFAAVLSPIYAVLSIGNPQTIKQAIIAFFKVIGVTLTGASFVIILLYEWEYLVHLDGFRGVKLLAVLPALIVTLKLNGFTWLKRNMKLWHVFVVTLLIGVTLFYIGRTGNHGITIPYELLFRQELENIFGVRPRTKELIGFPLLILGIYLIKEGYKHGKQLLILGVIACGSVISTFTHLHTPLLISIQRTGLSLLLGAGLGLILIVIWHTAVKRFSPLYKGRFSA, via the coding sequence ATGCAGAAGGTTTTATGGGGAATCATTCTATTCACAATGATTCTAAATAGCCCTTTCATAATCGAAAGAATCCACGTAGAAAAATCAAATGATAACTATGAAATTGTTGTCCCATTTCAAGATATTGCAAAAATGAGTGAAGCTGGTATACCATTAGAAACAATTTTGCATGACTATAAAGGTGCGAATGTAACAACATTTAGTTTTACACCAGTATCATTAGAAGAATTACATGAAAAACAATTAATCCAATTTATTTCAAAAGGTGAGCTAATAAATATACAGGCAAATAAAACAAACCAAATACCACAAGAAAATGGGATACATATCGAATTGGTAGATATAAATAACCCTATTGTGCAAGCAATTCCCTCGAGTATTAATAGTAACTTTCAAGACATTGTACATACTAAAGAGTTTTTTATTGGTGAGAGGCATTTCCTTTTTGTACCTTTTGACCAAACGGTAGTAGAAATTATGCCAATTTCATTTGACATAGCTGCTATTGAATATGTAATTGAGAACGGTTTTTCAGTTGTAGCTCGTTTAAATAATAATTTTAACTTTGAAGACGACAAGCATCCTCTTATACAACAATTATATCAAAATAGCGATTATATAAATCATATCGTATTTATTGATAAAGATGTTCCAGGGTATGCTGAAACATCGAAAAATACAATAAATCGCATGGCTCACTACATGAAGCAAATGAGCTTGAATGCTACCTTAATTGAAGGAAATGCTCAAAGAGGATTAGCTGATCTCGTGCAGCAAATAGACAATAAGCTTATCCGATTACATAGTATGACTCTTGGAAAAGATGACACTAGTGATTTGTCACATGTTAATCGTGGATTACGGGCTATAAATGAACGTAACATTCAATTATTGTATGTAAACATTTTAAAAAAGGACCCAATGGAACATTTTCTCAACCCAGTCGAAGCAATAGAAACATTAAACGAATCACTATCCTTTTTTGATGAATTAAATAGCAATCTGTATAAAGAGTCAGGTACAGTTACCCCATTAAACGATATAACAAAGCCGAAATGGATAGAAATCACAAACTATCTAGTGGCGTCTTTGTTTATAGCTTTATGTTTTTCAGTATTGCATAAGCGGTTAATGGTTGCTGTTTTTCTTACTACATTCCTGATGTCAGCTTTAGCTTTACACTTGTCAATTGTAGAAAAAAGTATCGTTTTATTCGCTGCAGTTTTATCACCTATATATGCCGTTTTATCAATAGGTAATCCACAGACGATTAAGCAAGCTATTATAGCTTTCTTTAAAGTTATTGGCGTTACATTGACAGGGGCAAGTTTCGTCATAATTTTATTATATGAATGGGAGTACCTTGTTCATTTAGATGGCTTTAGAGGAGTAAAATTGTTAGCCGTCCTTCCTGCGCTTATTGTAACTCTAAAATTGAACGGATTTACTTGGTTAAAACGAAACATGAAATTATGGCATGTCTTTGTTGTTACTTTACTCATAGGAGTAACTCTCTTTTATATTGGCAGAACCGGAAATCACGGAATAACGATACCGTATGAATTATTATTTCGTCAGGAATTAGAAAACATCTTTGGAGTCAGACCACGAACAAAGGAGTTAATCGGATTTCCGTTACTAATTTTAGGCATCTATTTAATAAAGGAAGGCTATAAACACGGGAAACAGTTACTAATCTTGGGTGTCATTGCATGCGGTTCAGTAATTAGTACATTCACACATCTACATACGCCACTTTTAATCTCAATACAAAGAACCGGGCTAAGTTTATTATTAGGGGCAGGATTAGGTCTTATTTTAATCGTTATTTGGCACACCGCCGTGAAACGATTCAGTCCGTTATATAAAGGGAGGTTTTCAGCATGA
- a CDS encoding S8 family peptidase, translating into MSRFISILLVSLLLLTSCQFQNEEGITPFAQDEMELLLEQERGKDYDRTIILFRDDIEEDVIEGVDGVVLKEADIIKMASAYLPKDEVNKLKNHPNIISIEKDQVVQALNQDTTWGYEQILTPRSYNSGLRGKGIKISIIDTGIAPHYDLSIAGGQSFVDYTNSYSDDNGHGTHIAGIIAALDNNRGIIGVAPEAEIYALKVLNQNGLGYLSDIIAAIDWSVKNNMDIINLSLGLYNHSTALNRAVDNAYNSNILLVAAGGNDGNPNGTGDNVAYPARYNSTIAIAATDTHNRRANFSATGSLIEQSAPGVAIYSTYLNNTYTNMNGTSMATPFAAGVLALIKQANPRLSANELRNILNKTSIDLGQTGRNAWYGFGLVQSPVFLTDISNHWAYKDIVEVFHFGWMRGTREGTFSPELNLTRAQAAAILVRALDLDYLEGDLPTFHDIEGHWAQEEMEIISQHRYIRGIAENTFSPDTTVTREQMAAILVRILNLNRTDEMENPFIDVNEGHWAADDVITATYYKIFRGLTHNTFGGEAVVTRAQMAALMNRISDQIT; encoded by the coding sequence ATGAGCAGGTTTATTTCAATCCTACTTGTATCTCTATTACTGCTCACATCTTGTCAATTCCAAAACGAAGAGGGGATAACCCCCTTTGCCCAGGACGAGATGGAATTATTGTTAGAACAAGAGAGAGGTAAAGATTATGATCGAACGATTATTTTATTTCGTGATGATATTGAAGAAGATGTAATTGAAGGGGTTGATGGAGTTGTCTTAAAGGAAGCAGATATAATTAAAATGGCAAGTGCCTATCTCCCAAAGGATGAAGTTAATAAACTTAAAAATCACCCAAATATTATTTCAATAGAAAAAGATCAAGTTGTACAAGCACTAAACCAAGATACAACTTGGGGATATGAACAAATCTTAACTCCGCGTTCATACAACTCCGGATTAAGAGGGAAAGGTATAAAAATCTCAATCATCGATACTGGGATTGCTCCACATTATGATTTGTCAATTGCAGGCGGACAATCTTTTGTTGACTATACAAATTCTTATTCTGATGATAACGGTCATGGAACACATATTGCAGGCATTATTGCTGCCCTAGATAACAATAGAGGGATTATAGGAGTGGCACCAGAAGCTGAAATCTATGCACTTAAGGTTCTAAATCAAAATGGCTTAGGCTACCTTTCTGACATTATTGCGGCCATTGATTGGTCAGTTAAAAATAACATGGATATTATTAACTTGAGTTTAGGGTTGTATAATCATTCCACTGCATTAAATCGAGCAGTTGATAACGCATATAATTCGAATATTCTCCTTGTTGCAGCTGGGGGGAATGATGGAAACCCGAATGGAACTGGTGATAATGTTGCTTACCCAGCCAGGTACAACTCTACGATTGCTATAGCTGCAACGGATACACATAATAGGAGAGCTAACTTTTCTGCCACAGGAAGTCTAATTGAACAAAGTGCTCCTGGTGTTGCGATATACAGTACATATTTAAATAATACTTATACAAATATGAATGGTACAAGTATGGCAACGCCTTTTGCAGCTGGAGTTCTTGCTTTAATAAAACAAGCGAATCCAAGGTTAAGTGCTAATGAACTGCGAAATATTTTAAATAAAACTTCTATTGACCTTGGACAGACAGGAAGAAATGCGTGGTATGGATTTGGCCTCGTTCAATCACCTGTTTTTCTTACAGATATATCTAATCATTGGGCATATAAAGATATAGTAGAAGTGTTTCATTTTGGTTGGATGAGAGGTACTAGAGAAGGAACTTTTTCTCCTGAGCTTAATTTAACGAGAGCGCAAGCGGCAGCTATTTTAGTAAGGGCATTAGATTTGGACTATCTTGAAGGAGATTTACCGACCTTTCATGATATAGAAGGACACTGGGCTCAGGAAGAGATGGAAATTATCAGTCAGCATCGATATATTCGCGGTATTGCAGAAAACACTTTTTCACCTGATACTACAGTTACGAGAGAGCAAATGGCAGCGATTCTTGTTAGGATATTAAATTTAAATAGAACAGATGAAATGGAGAATCCATTTATAGACGTAAATGAGGGACATTGGGCTGCTGATGATGTGATTACTGCTACTTACTACAAAATCTTCCGCGGATTAACACATAATACCTTTGGTGGGGAAGCCGTCGTTACTCGTGCACAAATGGCTGCACTAATGAATAGGATTTCAGATCAAATAACCTAA
- a CDS encoding putative polysaccharide biosynthesis protein, with the protein MQRKSFIHSALLLTVATFISKILGSFFRVPLQNIAGNEVLGIYTLVYPVYMAVLALSVAGIPLALSKLISDARHNGQEHQIQEIFKTASILAIVFGFSSFFFVVINANFISDYIGGQHTQLPLVIVSASLLIAPYMAIYRGFFQGFENMQPTAISQIIEQFVRVGVILIAAIFLAGQGANSNIIASGVMAGSFISVIAAVIYLRVLFARTNFLPKTNRYSFSLFVIWSKRIIKIAIPFCVGTLTLTLIFFIDSVTVPNQLLSYGYKREHITELYGIYGRGLILVQIPVVFAQALVLPLIPAISSGKSKTNNLIDKSMNYIHLISWPLSIGLFALTVPLNYAFFGDFQESHVLALTHISALLMTFSVLTTGIMQGIDRSYHAALTLIGLTLLKVFTNSYFIEQFGLLGLPASTMVIFSALTVINFYFIYRTTKIQIWKRKYTIFAASSILMGLSISAPLLFFKINEWSRIDALVYVFCTFVIGVMIYGLFLFLWKAVSTKDLTKIPLIKKHIPFS; encoded by the coding sequence GTGCAGAGGAAAAGTTTTATCCATAGTGCTCTTTTATTAACTGTAGCAACATTTATTTCTAAAATACTAGGAAGTTTTTTTCGGGTTCCTCTACAAAATATTGCAGGAAATGAAGTGTTAGGGATTTACACACTTGTTTATCCAGTTTATATGGCGGTACTTGCATTATCCGTTGCTGGAATTCCGTTAGCTCTATCTAAATTGATTTCAGATGCAAGACATAATGGACAAGAACATCAAATTCAAGAAATATTTAAAACTGCAAGCATACTTGCAATAGTTTTTGGCTTTTCCAGTTTCTTTTTTGTTGTGATAAACGCTAACTTCATTTCCGATTATATTGGTGGACAGCACACTCAGCTCCCCTTGGTTATCGTCTCTGCCTCACTTTTAATTGCACCATATATGGCAATTTATAGAGGTTTTTTTCAAGGGTTTGAAAATATGCAACCGACTGCGATATCACAAATTATAGAACAATTTGTTCGTGTTGGTGTAATTTTAATAGCTGCAATTTTTCTAGCGGGACAAGGTGCTAATTCAAATATTATAGCAAGTGGTGTCATGGCAGGATCATTCATCAGTGTTATTGCAGCGGTTATTTACTTACGTGTTTTATTTGCACGAACCAATTTCTTACCTAAAACGAATAGATACTCTTTTTCGCTTTTTGTTATTTGGTCAAAAAGAATAATTAAAATAGCAATCCCTTTTTGCGTTGGCACGCTTACATTAACATTAATATTTTTTATAGACTCAGTAACTGTTCCAAATCAATTATTAAGTTACGGATATAAAAGGGAACATATTACAGAGTTATATGGAATATACGGCAGAGGACTTATCCTTGTTCAAATTCCCGTCGTTTTTGCCCAGGCTTTAGTGCTGCCTTTAATACCTGCTATTTCAAGCGGAAAATCAAAAACAAACAATTTGATCGATAAGTCCATGAATTATATCCATTTAATCTCATGGCCCTTGAGTATAGGGTTATTTGCTCTTACAGTACCTTTAAATTATGCATTTTTTGGAGACTTTCAAGAGAGTCATGTTTTAGCGTTAACTCATATAAGTGCTTTATTAATGACATTTTCAGTTTTAACTACAGGAATTATGCAGGGTATTGATCGCTCGTATCATGCTGCACTCACTTTAATCGGGCTGACTCTACTTAAAGTATTTACAAATAGTTACTTCATTGAGCAATTTGGTTTGTTAGGATTGCCTGCTTCGACCATGGTTATATTTTCAGCGCTGACAGTTATAAATTTTTATTTCATCTACCGAACAACTAAGATCCAGATATGGAAGCGTAAGTATACTATTTTTGCTGCTTCATCTATTTTGATGGGATTATCTATTTCTGCCCCTCTACTCTTCTTTAAAATAAATGAATGGTCACGAATTGATGCTTTAGTTTATGTGTTTTGTACTTTTGTGATTGGAGTTATGATATACGGTTTGTTTCTTTTCTTATGGAAAGCTGTTTCAACCAAGGACTTAACAAAAATTCCTTTAATAAAAAAACACATCCCATTTTCTTAA
- a CDS encoding DUF4127 family protein — MIPLRNNILLYVIILFIISQLFIPSSLYKGHVLAEDGSANKISVQSLSEDYQNNHLYENGPTVMLVPLDNRPVNLFVPQHLSTIGGINLITPPLSILGNEKTCGLSEQIIEWMIEYGDQADAFIISLDMVAYGGLVASRNDHSLSTNDAINRLLIINDLKRTYPEKPIYVFDTIQRLTNTVLSKEELETYHKLREWSKEGYKSEQQTALPNALDSYKKARERNHIVTLALLNLVHNEIVDFALIGQDDASQIGIHTHEQERLMNVIQSLDISDKAVIIPGADQLDVLLISRFMNVLNNFEPSFNVHYTTKDGSDWIPDYEDIPLSENVKKHVDVINGTITTDENHTDIHLVIHTYRFVNPALNFDRNEVIKLIRSKLNGNHSVIFADVANYKADSDLYKLLLNNNLLLSMESFASWNTPGNTLGLTISHGSIRQSFYQHGPNILSENEQILAYKYHYQYLLHRYLKDNIYKNNILTVLRSSHMIDQFDEWDLGEKKNDILLFVQEKLNVESKDILSVFEGSSLTLPCCEEEQFFISEIPIINITFPWNRLFEMEIRPEIVIEADKKE; from the coding sequence ATGATCCCGCTTCGAAACAATATACTTCTTTACGTAATAATACTTTTTATCATTAGTCAATTATTTATACCCTCTAGTTTGTATAAGGGGCATGTATTGGCGGAAGACGGATCAGCAAATAAGATTTCTGTTCAAAGTCTTAGCGAAGATTATCAAAACAATCACTTATATGAAAATGGGCCGACAGTCATGTTAGTTCCTTTAGATAATCGTCCTGTAAACCTGTTTGTACCTCAACATCTATCCACTATAGGGGGGATAAATCTCATTACCCCTCCTCTTTCAATCTTAGGTAACGAAAAAACATGTGGATTATCAGAGCAAATCATAGAGTGGATGATCGAGTATGGCGATCAAGCAGATGCCTTTATTATTTCATTAGACATGGTGGCCTATGGAGGATTAGTTGCTTCTAGGAATGATCATTCATTAAGTACCAATGATGCTATTAATCGGTTATTAATAATTAATGATCTAAAGAGAACATACCCTGAGAAACCAATATATGTGTTTGATACAATTCAACGTTTAACGAACACTGTGTTATCAAAGGAAGAGCTAGAGACCTACCATAAACTTAGGGAGTGGTCAAAGGAAGGTTATAAGTCAGAGCAGCAAACTGCACTTCCTAATGCGCTGGATAGTTACAAGAAAGCACGGGAACGAAATCATATAGTGACACTAGCTCTTCTTAATCTTGTACATAATGAAATTGTTGATTTTGCACTGATTGGACAAGACGATGCAAGCCAAATTGGTATACACACTCATGAGCAAGAGAGACTTATGAATGTTATCCAAAGCCTAGATATATCTGATAAAGCTGTCATTATTCCTGGTGCAGATCAATTAGATGTATTATTAATAAGCAGGTTTATGAATGTTCTAAATAACTTTGAACCTTCGTTTAATGTTCATTACACAACAAAAGACGGTTCTGACTGGATTCCTGATTATGAAGATATTCCTTTAAGCGAGAATGTAAAAAAGCACGTTGATGTTATAAATGGAACTATAACAACTGATGAAAATCATACAGATATTCATCTCGTTATACATACGTACCGCTTTGTTAATCCAGCGTTAAATTTTGATCGGAACGAAGTCATTAAGCTTATTCGCTCGAAATTAAACGGAAATCATTCTGTTATTTTTGCAGATGTTGCAAATTACAAAGCAGATTCCGATCTTTATAAATTGTTGCTTAACAATAATCTTTTACTATCAATGGAATCTTTCGCTTCATGGAATACTCCAGGAAATACCCTTGGTTTAACGATAAGTCACGGAAGCATTCGTCAGTCTTTTTATCAGCATGGGCCAAATATATTAAGTGAAAATGAACAAATCCTAGCCTATAAATATCATTATCAATATTTATTACATCGTTACTTAAAAGACAATATATATAAAAATAATATATTAACTGTGCTCCGTTCTTCCCATATGATTGATCAATTTGATGAATGGGATTTAGGTGAAAAGAAAAACGATATACTCTTATTTGTACAGGAAAAGCTTAATGTGGAAAGTAAGGACATTTTATCAGTTTTTGAGGGAAGTTCTCTAACTCTTCCATGCTGTGAAGAAGAACAATTTTTCATTTCTGAGATTCCTATAATAAATATAACTTTCCCATGGAACCGTTTATTTGAAATGGAAATAAGGCCTGAAATTGTTATAGAAGCAGATAAAAAAGAATAA
- a CDS encoding glycosyl hydrolase family 18 protein yields MDYSTDYHMMEIIIYLKSFIRKFNYKEGEFMRTLSFVMISLITLILFTIPIFKHSNAQEDELFNMTYVYFGGPNTYIQQVDATQESLHVVSPNYFDVSPEGNLDVTWMLRTSFISEMHKRGIKVVPFLANHWDIQAGINGLKNREKLARDIASAIEQYNLDGVNVDIEGVGHQYRDEHNDFIRLLREYIPNEKELSVAIAANPNGWNTGWHGIYDEKELAEYCDYLMIMAYDESWGGPDSPIGPVASLNFQERSIQYVLNEGVSSDQIVLGLPFYGRMWKTDGPTIDGDEILGMGLAHRRVPDFVSKYNGNINYDVDRKSASVYFTIPSGEEEFQGGRRLTAGEYVIWFDNEEAKKEKLRLPQQYDIKGTGSWALSLEKEKTWEYYTSWLNGHFLRDNPFEENDEPEDDVDDPDEGTEDTADLTFNDVPSGYWGEKSIFNVARRGWMAGTAPAQFSPESDLTRAQGAVILVRALGYANATPTNYVFRDTHNHWAKKDIEIAHELGMVNGIGDNRYGPDDPLTREQLAAILQNIFEFPYETVDRNPFPDIRKGDWSYESVLAIYQNGYLSGFQDGTFRPRTKSNRAQMAALMDRMSGEFDAINN; encoded by the coding sequence GTGGATTACAGTACCGATTATCACATGATGGAAATAATTATTTATTTGAAGTCATTTATCCGTAAATTTAATTACAAAGAAGGGGAATTTATGAGAACACTTTCATTTGTTATGATCAGCCTCATTACATTAATTTTGTTCACGATACCAATTTTTAAGCATTCAAATGCACAAGAAGATGAATTATTTAATATGACATATGTTTATTTTGGAGGTCCAAATACATATATACAGCAAGTGGATGCAACTCAAGAAAGTTTGCATGTTGTTTCACCAAACTATTTTGATGTTTCTCCTGAAGGAAATTTAGATGTAACATGGATGCTTCGCACTTCTTTTATATCTGAAATGCATAAAAGAGGGATTAAAGTTGTTCCTTTCCTTGCGAACCACTGGGACATTCAAGCAGGTATTAATGGACTAAAAAATAGGGAGAAATTAGCAAGGGATATAGCCTCAGCCATTGAACAGTACAATTTAGACGGAGTTAATGTAGATATTGAAGGTGTGGGACACCAGTACCGTGATGAGCATAACGACTTTATTCGCTTATTAAGAGAATACATTCCGAACGAAAAAGAATTATCAGTCGCTATAGCAGCTAATCCAAATGGATGGAATACAGGCTGGCATGGGATTTATGATGAGAAGGAATTAGCCGAATACTGTGATTATTTAATGATCATGGCTTATGATGAAAGCTGGGGAGGACCAGATAGTCCAATTGGCCCCGTGGCTAGTCTTAACTTTCAAGAGCGCTCTATACAGTATGTGTTAAATGAAGGAGTATCTAGTGACCAAATTGTTTTAGGTCTCCCATTTTATGGGCGGATGTGGAAAACAGATGGTCCTACTATTGATGGTGATGAGATTTTGGGGATGGGATTAGCTCACAGGAGAGTTCCTGATTTTGTGTCGAAATATAACGGGAACATTAACTATGATGTTGATAGAAAGTCGGCTTCTGTATATTTTACAATCCCATCAGGGGAAGAAGAATTTCAAGGTGGGAGACGGTTAACAGCAGGGGAATATGTAATCTGGTTTGATAATGAAGAAGCTAAGAAAGAAAAATTAAGATTACCACAACAATATGATATAAAAGGTACTGGTTCTTGGGCACTTTCATTAGAAAAAGAAAAGACTTGGGAATATTATACATCTTGGTTAAATGGTCATTTTTTACGAGATAATCCTTTTGAAGAAAACGACGAACCTGAAGATGATGTTGATGATCCTGACGAAGGAACAGAAGATACCGCAGATCTCACTTTTAATGATGTTCCATCTGGGTACTGGGGTGAGAAAAGCATTTTTAATGTTGCTCGCAGAGGCTGGATGGCAGGAACTGCACCTGCCCAATTTTCTCCGGAATCTGATTTAACTCGAGCCCAAGGCGCTGTGATATTAGTCCGTGCATTAGGATACGCTAATGCCACTCCTACTAATTATGTGTTTAGAGATACACACAATCATTGGGCTAAAAAGGATATTGAGATTGCCCACGAACTTGGGATGGTTAATGGTATTGGAGATAATCGTTATGGCCCTGATGACCCATTAACAAGGGAACAACTAGCAGCTATTTTACAAAACATCTTTGAATTCCCTTATGAAACGGTTGACAGAAATCCGTTTCCTGATATCAGAAAAGGAGATTGGTCATACGAGTCTGTATTAGCTATTTATCAGAATGGGTATTTGTCAGGTTTTCAAGACGGAACTTTTAGACCAAGAACTAAATCAAACAGAGCACAAATGGCTGCATTAATGGACAGAATGTCAGGTGAATTTGATGCAATCAACAACTAA
- the csaB gene encoding polysaccharide pyruvyl transferase CsaB — MNIVISGYYGFDNVGDEAILYSIIQELKQDFPSITITVLSNQPEKTTQIYGVNAVNRWNFKAVFTAIKKSDGIISGGGGLLQDSTGIKGISYYCGIMWIAHLCNKPFFVYAQGIGPIKFYFNKKIVSHTLSKASLITVRDDHSKKVIQELGVKKDIDVVADPVLGMKLEERYSKWLQSMLKDDTFISIAVRYWRNSETFLGQIASGLSPIAESGIKLVFVPMHGSEDYSCSNEVVSRLSKTAQKNSFIAPHDLSIQEKASIIGSSQMLLGMRLHSLIFAAINSVPFASISYDPKVEVFTKVCGQKLIGQVDDDKWDSSDITNEIEKYQELYPTLQENLLAYTKEAKSSTEMTAISVLKQILMNKSMYHFR, encoded by the coding sequence ATGAACATCGTGATATCTGGTTATTATGGGTTTGATAATGTAGGTGATGAGGCGATACTTTACTCTATTATTCAAGAATTAAAACAAGACTTTCCATCCATCACAATTACTGTTTTATCAAATCAGCCAGAAAAAACAACCCAAATATATGGAGTAAATGCAGTGAACAGATGGAATTTCAAAGCTGTTTTTACTGCGATAAAAAAGTCTGATGGAATTATTAGCGGTGGTGGAGGTTTATTACAAGATAGTACTGGTATTAAAGGAATTAGTTATTATTGCGGTATTATGTGGATTGCTCACTTATGTAACAAACCATTTTTTGTATATGCACAAGGGATTGGCCCGATTAAATTCTATTTCAATAAAAAGATTGTATCACATACCCTAAGTAAGGCGTCTTTAATAACAGTCAGGGATGATCATTCAAAAAAAGTAATACAAGAACTTGGGGTAAAAAAAGACATAGATGTTGTAGCAGATCCCGTTCTTGGTATGAAGCTTGAAGAAAGATATTCTAAGTGGCTGCAATCGATGTTAAAAGATGACACCTTTATATCTATAGCAGTCCGATATTGGAGAAATAGTGAGACATTTTTAGGTCAAATAGCAAGCGGTTTATCTCCAATTGCCGAGAGTGGGATAAAATTAGTTTTTGTTCCTATGCATGGTAGTGAAGATTACTCATGTTCAAATGAAGTTGTTTCAAGACTATCAAAAACAGCACAAAAGAACTCTTTTATAGCGCCGCATGATTTATCTATACAGGAAAAGGCAAGTATTATAGGTTCTTCTCAAATGTTACTTGGAATGAGGCTACATTCTCTTATTTTTGCAGCGATTAATTCAGTTCCTTTTGCATCTATTTCGTATGACCCAAAAGTTGAGGTGTTTACAAAAGTATGTGGTCAAAAATTAATTGGTCAAGTAGACGACGATAAATGGGATTCTTCAGACATTACGAACGAAATAGAGAAATATCAAGAGTTATATCCTACTCTACAGGAAAACCTTCTTGCTTATACGAAAGAGGCTAAAAGTAGTACCGAAATGACAGCTATATCAGTACTCAAACAAATACTGATGAACAAGTCAATGTATCACTTCAGGTGA